AGGCTACCAGTCAGCACAAGACCCTCCATTGCGCCGAGGAAGAGTACCAGAAGGCTATAGTACCGCGAGTACCCCGGATCCTCAGCCATGTAGCTGTACGAGTACAATATCACTAGGAGGCCCACGAGGCCTACTATCAGCGAGAAGAGCGCCGCGAGCCCGTCGATATAGAGCGAGAGGCTAAACCCACCACCCGGAACCAAGGGGAGACTAGGCCCTTCTATATAGAAGGCTGTTTCGGGAGCCTTGCTGTAGATTAGCAGTGCGAGCATCAGTACAGTAGAGCCCGTGGCTAGCGCGAGGCCCCATGCAGCGCGGCGGCCGAGGAAGCGTCCCGCCAGGGCTACGACTGGGGATGCTGCGAGAGGTGTCAGTATAATCGCGTAGCCTAGAGTAGTCAAGCTAGCCGTTTCCATAGTCTACCCCCTTAGTTCGTCTAACTCGTCCACACTCCTAGCCCCATGGAGCCTTGAGGCGCGGAGGGCGAGCGCAGCTGCTAGGGCCATTATACCGGTGTCGAGAACTAGTATGAAGAGGTAGAAGCCTAGGCTACCACCCCACATGGCGAGGGATGCTGCTGCAGAAGCCGACACAAGTTCGAGGCCGACCAGTACGCGGAGAAAGTTAGAGTACCGAGTGAGCATGTAGAGGCCTGCAGAGGCTATAGCTGCTAGTGCTATTGAGTAGAATATGCTAGTCTCCACCGTCTTCACCTCCCGCCACGACTCTTAACGCTAGCAACACTGAGGCTAGCGGAGCAGATGCCAGGGCTACTGCTAGAGGAGCCCATTCCTCTGCACTGAGCTCCCGGGGCTGCTGTATATGAGAGCCAGCGATGGCTAGGGCT
The window above is part of the Pyrodictium delaneyi genome. Proteins encoded here:
- a CDS encoding NADH-quinone oxidoreductase subunit K, with translation METSIFYSIALAAIASAGLYMLTRYSNFLRVLVGLELVSASAAASLAMWGGSLGFYLFILVLDTGIMALAAALALRASRLHGARSVDELDELRG